The following coding sequences lie in one Arachis hypogaea cultivar Tifrunner chromosome 4, arahy.Tifrunner.gnm2.J5K5, whole genome shotgun sequence genomic window:
- the LOC112794358 gene encoding uncharacterized protein, which produces MATDTSPNFQAVIPTTEFHTELSLPTPDHDGLDFWQYMVAGSIAGSVEHMAMFPVDTLKTRMQALTTTTTTTSCLRQSLSSILKLEGPSSLYRGISAMALGAGPAHAVYFSVYEFCKQAFSSSFTTNNYSSLVHAASGVCATVTSDAVFTPMDVVKQRLQLKSSPYKGVVDCVRRVALEEGVGAFFKSYRTTVVMNAPFTAVHFAAYEATKKGLVEVSPEIADDRRWVVHATAGGAAGALAAVVTTPLDVVKTQLQCQGVCGCDRFSSNSIGHVIKTVIRKDGYRGLMRGYVPRMLFHAPAAAICWSTYEASKSFFHKLN; this is translated from the exons ATGGCCACAGACACTTCTCCGAACTTTCAGGCGGTCATTCCCACTACTGAGTTCCACACAGAACTTTCACTACCAACACCAGATCACGATGGCTTGGACTTCTGGCAGTACATGGTTGCAG GTTCAATAGCAGGATCAGTGGAGCACATGGCTATGTTCCCAGTTGACACTCTCAAGACCCGCATGCAAGCTCttacaacaaccaccaccaccacttcaTGCCTCCGCCAATCCCTCTCTTCCATCCTCAAACTCGAAGGTCCTTCCTCCCTCTACCGCGGCATCTCCGCCATGGCCCTCGGTGCAGGCCCCGCCCACGCCGTTTACTTCTCCGTCTACGAGTTTTGCAAACAAGCCTTCTCCTCCTCTTTCACCACCAACAATTACTCCTCACTGGTGCATGCCGCTTCTGGTGTCTGCGCTACAGTCACCAGCGACGCCGTTTTCACTCCCATGGACGTCGTGAAGCAGAGGCTTCAGCTGAAGAGCAGTCCGTACAAGGGTGTGGTGGATTGCGTGAGGAGAGTGGCCCTCGAAGAAGGGGTTGGCGCGTTTTTTAAGTCGTATCGGACTACGGTTGTGATGAACGCTCCGTTTACGGCGGTGCATTTTGCGGCGTATGAGGCGACAAAGAAGGGGTTGGTGGAGGTGTCGCCGGAGATCGCGGATGACAGGAGGTGGGTGGTTCATGCTACCGCTGGTGGTGCTGCCGGAGCCCTGGCTGCTGTTGTCACAACCCCGCTTGATGTTGTCAAAACTCAACTTCAGTGCCAG GGTGTTTGTGGATGTGACAGATTCTCTAGTAATTCAATTGGGCATGTAATTAAAACAGTGATAAGAAAAGATGGATATAGAGGTCTCATGAGAGGTTATGTCCCTAGGATGCTGTTTCATGCCCCTGCAGCTGCAATTTGTTGGTCCACTTACGAGGCATCCAAATCTTTCTTTCACAAACTTAATTAA
- the LOC112797087 gene encoding pectinesterase/pectinesterase inhibitor PPE8B: MAPCSARKEKVPLTAVALTFLLILLLGNFTSMASASGNCGSEGSTCLVPSEFVGVVKEVIGLLGNVGSILSKFTGGFGNFHLTNAILDGLDLLDMSSDELNLFLSVIQNPKGRNNLELDLATWLSAVLANLDTCLDGFEGTNSIIKGLISPGLRLVTSPVTNLLAKVDVSQNDFFEDAAAGAGEGRFPSWVKPRERKLLQANRVVPNAVVAADGSGNFRRIMDAVMAAPNNSNTRFVIYVKRGVYNEYVEINKNKRNIMMIGDGIGATIITGNRNYVDGWTTFRSATFVVVGEGFIARDITFQNTAGPAKKQAVALRTDSDFSVFFRCGIFGYQDTLYVHSMRQFFRECTISGTVDFIFGYGTAVFQKCNILIKKGSPDQKNAITAHGREDPNEPTGFSLQFCNIIADSDLVPFVKMTESFLGRPWKKYSRTVFMQNYISDVISPLGWTPWNGSIGLDTLYYAEYMNTGPGAGVANRVKWPGYRVLKTSREASNFTVANFIQGNSWLPSTGVAFSAGLSL, translated from the exons ATGGCTCCTTGTTCAGCAAGAAAAGAGAAAGTGCCACTAACCGCCGTGGCACTCACCTTCTTGTTGATTCTTCTCCTTGGAAACTTTACTTCTATGGCCTCTGCTTCTGGCAATTGCGGTTCGGAAGGCTCAACATGCCTCGTGCCTTCTGAGTTCGTCGGTGTTGTTAAGGAAGTTATTGGGCTTTTGGGAAATGTTGGTTCCATCCTGTCCAAGTTTACCGGTGGTTTTGGTAATTTCCATCTCACAAACGCCATTCTTGACGGTCTTGATTTGTTGGACATGTCCTCCGATGAACTTAATTTGTTTCTCTCCGTCATTCAAAATCCCAAAG GGAGAAACAACTTAGAATTGGATTTAGCGACATGGCTAAGTGCTGTCCTAGCAAATTTAGACACATGCCTCGATGGATTCGAAGGCACAAATAGTATCATCAAAGGGTTAATCTCCCCTGGCCTTAGACTAGTGACATCGCCAGTAACGAATCTTCTCGCAAAAGTTGATGTGTCCCAGAATGATTTCTTCGAAGATGCTGCGGCCGGCGCCGGCGAGGGCCGATTTCCTTCGTGGGTGAAGCCGAGGGAGAGAAAGCTTCTGCAAGCAAATAGGGTGGTTCCGAACGCCGTGGTAGCTGCAGATGGGAGTGGAAACTTTAGAAGAATCATGGATGCGGTTATGGCAGCGCCGAATAATAGTAATACGAGGTTTGTGATTTACGTGAAGAGAGGTGTTTACAATGAGTACGTAGAGATTAATAAGAATAAGAGGAATATCATGATGATCGGAGATGGTATCGGTGCCACTATTATCACCGGCAACCGGAATTATGTCGACGGCTGGACAACTTTTCGATCGGCCACCTTTG TTGTAGTTGGAGAAGGGTTCATAGCACGAGACATTACTTTTCAAAACACAGCAGGGCCAGCGAAGAAGCAAGCCGTGGCACTAAGAACCGATTCTGACTTCTCCGTGTTTTTCCGTTGTGGAATCTTCGGCTACCAAGACACCCTTTACGTTCACTCAATGCGTCAATTCTTCAGAGAGTGCACCATTTCCGGTACAGTCGATTTCATCTTCGGCTATGGAACTGCCGTCTTCcaaaaatgcaacatacttatcAAAAAAGGGTCACCGGACCAAAAGAACGCAATCACTGCACACGGCAGAGAAGATCCTAACGAACCAACAGGGTTCTCGTTGCAATTCTGCAACATAATCGCTGACTCTGACCTCGTTCCGTTTGTTAAGATGACGGAATCTTTCTTGGGGAGGCCATGGAAAAAGTATTCAAGAacagtttttatgcaaaattataTAAGCGACGTTATAAGCCCGCTAGGTTGGACACCATGGAATGGGAGCATTGGGTTGGACACTCTGTATTATGCTGAGTATATGAACACTGGTCCCGGTGCCGGTGTAGCTAACAGAGTGAAATGGCCTGGATACCGTGTTTTGAAAACCTCCCGTGAAGCTAGTAATTTTACTGTGGCAAACTTCATTCAAGGGAACTCTTGGTTGCCTTCAACTGGTGTCGCATTTTCAGCTGGATTATCTCTTTAA